A stretch of Microbacterium sp. LWH3-1.2 DNA encodes these proteins:
- a CDS encoding DNA polymerase IV — MGRGDGTGRVVSPEDADDTGAGILHVDMDAFYASVEQLDDPSLRGKAIIVGAPESRSVVSSASYEARRFGVRSAMPVAQALRLCPHAIVVRPHFERYLEMSSQVMRIFRDVTPLVEPLSIDEAFLDVSGARRLWGSPGRIARMLRHRVLEETGLTCSIGVAATKHVAKMASTLSKPDGLLIVAEADTAAFLAPRSVRALWGVGPKTSEALEARGIRTIADVIDTPRDLLERALGVAMGGRIWHLARGIDAREVDTSRVERSVGHEETFHEDIRDMAILRSELRRLADRVGARLRSSGWEASTVAIKVRYADFTTISRSQTLPEPTAVGQRIGDAAHDLFASVDRTLPVRLIGVRAEKLRPAAAATPALWDDDEGWRRIEDALDGATARFGRGAVTRATLLGTRGGGTLPSSPPPPPLDQG; from the coding sequence ATGGGGCGCGGTGACGGAACCGGCAGGGTCGTCTCCCCGGAGGATGCCGACGACACCGGCGCCGGCATCCTGCACGTCGACATGGACGCGTTCTATGCGTCGGTCGAACAGCTCGACGATCCCTCGCTGCGCGGCAAGGCGATCATCGTCGGCGCGCCCGAGAGCCGCTCGGTCGTCTCGAGCGCGTCGTACGAGGCTCGGCGCTTCGGCGTGCGATCCGCGATGCCGGTCGCCCAGGCATTGCGACTGTGCCCGCACGCGATCGTCGTCCGCCCGCACTTCGAACGGTATCTCGAGATGTCGTCGCAGGTCATGCGCATCTTCCGCGACGTGACGCCGCTCGTCGAACCGCTGTCGATCGACGAGGCGTTCCTCGACGTCAGCGGAGCGCGCCGGCTCTGGGGCAGTCCCGGACGGATCGCACGGATGCTGCGCCACCGCGTCCTCGAGGAGACCGGCCTCACCTGCAGCATCGGCGTCGCCGCGACGAAGCACGTCGCGAAGATGGCCTCCACCTTGAGCAAGCCCGACGGTCTTCTGATCGTCGCGGAGGCGGACACCGCCGCGTTCCTCGCCCCGCGATCGGTGCGCGCCCTGTGGGGCGTCGGACCGAAGACATCAGAGGCGCTCGAGGCACGCGGCATCCGCACCATCGCCGACGTGATCGACACGCCCCGCGACCTGCTCGAGCGCGCTCTGGGTGTCGCGATGGGGGGCAGGATCTGGCACCTCGCGCGAGGGATCGACGCACGCGAGGTCGACACGAGCCGGGTCGAGAGGAGCGTGGGGCACGAAGAGACCTTCCATGAGGACATCCGCGACATGGCGATCCTGCGCTCGGAGTTGCGCCGCCTGGCAGATCGGGTGGGCGCGCGGCTGCGCAGCAGCGGATGGGAGGCGTCGACCGTCGCGATCAAGGTGCGCTACGCGGACTTCACGACGATCTCCCGATCGCAGACGCTTCCCGAGCCCACCGCGGTCGGGCAGCGGATCGGCGACGCTGCTCATGACCTGTTCGCCTCGGTGGATCGAACGCTGCCCGTTCGGCTCATCGGCGTGCGGGCGGAGAAGCTGCGCCCGGCAGCGGCGGCGACACCGGCGCTGTGGGACGACGACGAAGGATGGCGACGCATCGAGGATGCGTTGGACGGCGCGACGGCGAGATTCGGGCGCGGGGCGGTCACCCGCGCGACCCTGCTCGGCACACGCGGCGGCGGAACTCTCCCGTCGAGCCCGCCGCCGCCGCCACTCGACCAGGGCTGA
- the gatB gene encoding Asp-tRNA(Asn)/Glu-tRNA(Gln) amidotransferase subunit GatB produces MAKDKLMDFDKALELYEPVLGFEVHVELNTETKMFSAAANPANSANHGAEANTLVAPVDMGLPGALPVVNETAVRYSISLGLALGCSIAPSSRFARKNYFYPDLGKNYQISQYDEPIAFEGSVDIELADGKIVTVPIERAHMEEDAGKLTHVGGSTGRIQGAEYSLVDYNRAGVPLVEIVTKPIFGAEHRAPEIAKAYVATIRDIVIALGISEARMERGNLRCDANVSLRPRGQEKLGTRTETKNVNSMRSVERAVRYEIQRQAAILAAGGTITQETRHWHEDTGTTSPGRPKSDADDYRYFPEPDLLPVAPSLELIEQLRAALPEPPAARRRRLKADWGFADIDFQGVVNAGLLAEVEATIAAGTSPASARKWWTGELLRIANAEGREPAELATPADVAALQALVDAGTLTDKLARQVLEGMIAGEGTPQEIVDARGLAVVSDDGALIAAIDEALAAQPGVLEKIRDGKVQAAGAVIGAVMKAMKGQADAARVRELVLERAGSTGA; encoded by the coding sequence ATGGCGAAGGACAAGCTGATGGACTTCGACAAGGCGCTCGAGCTCTACGAGCCGGTGCTCGGCTTCGAGGTGCACGTCGAGCTGAACACCGAGACCAAGATGTTCTCGGCGGCGGCGAACCCCGCGAACTCCGCGAACCACGGCGCCGAAGCGAACACGCTCGTCGCGCCGGTCGACATGGGCCTGCCGGGCGCGTTGCCCGTCGTCAACGAGACCGCGGTCCGCTACTCGATCAGCCTGGGCCTCGCGCTCGGCTGCTCGATCGCGCCGTCGAGCCGGTTCGCGCGCAAGAACTACTTCTACCCCGACCTCGGCAAGAACTACCAGATCTCGCAGTACGACGAGCCGATCGCGTTCGAGGGGTCGGTCGACATCGAGCTCGCCGACGGGAAGATCGTCACCGTGCCGATCGAACGCGCGCACATGGAGGAGGATGCCGGCAAGCTCACCCACGTCGGCGGCTCGACCGGACGCATCCAGGGCGCGGAGTACTCGCTGGTCGACTACAACCGTGCCGGTGTCCCGCTCGTCGAGATCGTCACGAAGCCGATCTTCGGCGCCGAGCACCGCGCGCCGGAGATCGCGAAGGCGTACGTCGCGACGATCCGCGACATCGTGATCGCGCTCGGCATCTCGGAGGCGCGCATGGAGCGCGGCAACCTCCGCTGCGACGCCAATGTGTCGCTGCGCCCGCGCGGCCAGGAGAAGCTCGGCACGCGCACCGAGACGAAGAACGTCAACTCGATGCGCTCGGTCGAGCGTGCGGTGCGGTACGAGATCCAGCGCCAGGCGGCGATCCTCGCCGCCGGCGGGACGATCACGCAGGAGACGCGTCACTGGCACGAGGACACCGGCACCACGTCGCCTGGTCGACCCAAGTCGGACGCCGACGACTACCGCTACTTCCCGGAGCCCGACCTGCTGCCGGTCGCGCCGTCGCTCGAGTTGATCGAGCAGCTCCGAGCCGCGCTGCCTGAGCCGCCTGCGGCTCGCCGGCGTCGCCTCAAAGCCGACTGGGGCTTCGCCGACATCGACTTCCAGGGCGTCGTGAACGCAGGACTGCTCGCCGAGGTGGAAGCCACGATCGCTGCGGGTACATCTCCCGCCTCGGCGCGCAAGTGGTGGACGGGCGAGCTCCTGCGCATCGCGAACGCCGAGGGTCGCGAACCGGCCGAGCTGGCGACCCCCGCGGACGTGGCCGCGCTGCAGGCGCTCGTCGACGCCGGGACCCTGACCGACAAGCTCGCGCGCCAGGTTCTCGAGGGCATGATCGCCGGTGAGGGCACGCCTCAGGAGATCGTCGACGCCCGTGGGCTCGCCGTCGTCTCGGACGACGGTGCGCTCATCGCAGCGATCGACGAGGCGCTGGCCGCTCAGCCCGGCGTGCTCGAGAAGATCCGCGACGGCAAGGTGCAGGCCGCCGGTGCCGTCATCGGCGCGGTCATGAAGGCGATGAAGGGCCAGGCGGATGCCGCACGCGTGCGCGAGCTCGTGCTCGAGCGCGCCGGCTCGACCGGCGCATAA
- the gatA gene encoding Asp-tRNA(Asn)/Glu-tRNA(Gln) amidotransferase subunit GatA, translating into MTDLTKLSAAALADKLSVGEVSSVEATQAHLDRIAAVDADVHAFLHVSQHALDVAAAIDRRRAAGEDLSPLAGVPLAIKDVLVTTDMPSTSGSKILEGYMSPYDATVVARSRAAGLVPLGKTNMDEFAMGSSTEHSAYGPTRNPWDLTRIPGGSGGGSAAAVAAFEAPLALGSDTGGSIRQPAHVTGTVGIKPTYGGVSRYGAIALASSLDQVGPVTRTVLDAGLLHDVIGGHDPHDSTSLAHEWPSFAAAAREGANGEVLRGLKVGVIRELPDSGFQAGVSESFRAALAAMEAQGAEIVEISAPHFEYGVAAYYLILPAEASSNLAKFDSVRFGLRVDVPGGTVEDVMAKTRDAGFGDEVKRRIILGTYALSAGYYDAYYGSAQKVRTLIQRDFADAFSQVDVIATPSAPTTAFKLGEKIDDPLQMYLNDVTTIPANLAGVPGISIPSGLASEDGLPVGIQFLAPAHEDARLYRVGAALESLLVDSWGGPLLDRAPALGANGGAR; encoded by the coding sequence GTGACCGATCTCACGAAGCTGAGCGCCGCCGCGCTCGCAGACAAGCTCTCCGTCGGCGAGGTGTCGAGCGTGGAGGCCACGCAGGCCCACCTCGACCGCATCGCCGCGGTGGATGCCGACGTGCACGCCTTCCTCCACGTCAGCCAGCACGCGCTCGACGTGGCGGCCGCCATCGACCGCCGGCGCGCGGCCGGAGAAGACCTCAGTCCCCTCGCGGGGGTGCCTCTGGCGATCAAGGACGTGCTGGTGACGACGGACATGCCGTCGACCAGCGGCTCGAAGATCCTCGAGGGCTACATGTCGCCGTACGACGCGACCGTCGTCGCGCGCTCGCGCGCCGCGGGTCTGGTGCCGCTCGGCAAGACGAACATGGACGAGTTCGCGATGGGCTCGTCGACCGAGCACTCGGCGTACGGGCCCACCCGCAACCCGTGGGACCTCACGCGGATTCCGGGCGGCTCCGGCGGTGGTTCCGCGGCTGCTGTCGCCGCATTCGAAGCTCCCCTGGCGCTCGGCTCCGACACGGGTGGCTCGATCCGCCAGCCCGCGCACGTCACGGGAACGGTGGGCATCAAGCCGACCTACGGCGGCGTCAGCCGCTACGGCGCGATCGCACTGGCATCGAGCCTCGATCAGGTCGGCCCCGTGACTCGCACGGTGCTCGACGCGGGACTCCTTCACGACGTGATCGGCGGGCACGACCCGCACGACTCCACGTCGCTCGCTCACGAGTGGCCGTCGTTCGCCGCCGCCGCACGCGAGGGTGCGAACGGCGAGGTGCTCAGGGGCCTCAAGGTCGGCGTCATCCGCGAACTCCCCGACAGCGGCTTCCAGGCCGGTGTGTCGGAGTCGTTCCGCGCGGCCCTGGCCGCGATGGAGGCACAGGGCGCCGAGATCGTCGAGATCAGTGCACCGCACTTCGAGTACGGCGTCGCCGCGTACTATCTGATCCTTCCGGCCGAGGCATCCAGCAATCTGGCGAAGTTCGACTCTGTGCGCTTCGGCCTGCGCGTCGACGTCCCGGGCGGCACCGTGGAGGATGTCATGGCCAAGACCCGCGATGCCGGCTTCGGCGACGAGGTGAAGCGCCGCATCATCCTCGGCACGTACGCCCTGTCGGCGGGCTATTACGACGCCTATTACGGCTCGGCCCAGAAGGTGCGCACGCTGATCCAGCGCGATTTCGCGGACGCATTCTCGCAGGTGGATGTCATCGCGACACCGTCGGCACCGACCACCGCGTTCAAGCTCGGCGAGAAGATCGACGACCCGCTGCAGATGTACCTCAACGACGTGACGACGATCCCGGCGAACCTCGCGGGCGTGCCGGGGATCTCGATCCCGTCGGGTCTCGCGTCGGAGGACGGCCTGCCTGTCGGGATCCAGTTCCTCGCCCCCGCGCACGAGGACGCGCGTCTGTACCGCGTCGGTGCGGCGCTGGAGTCCCTGCTCGTCGACTCGTGGGGCGGTCCGCTCCTCGACAGGGCGCCGGCCCTCGGCGCGAACGGAGGTGCCCGCTGA
- the gatC gene encoding Asp-tRNA(Asn)/Glu-tRNA(Gln) amidotransferase subunit GatC, which produces MSEITPDLVRHLGVLARIQLSDGEVERLTGQLDAIVDNIAKVSEVATPDVPATSHPIALENVFRSDVPGDLLTPAQVLQNAPDSADGRFRVTAILGEEQ; this is translated from the coding sequence GTGTCTGAAATCACCCCCGATCTCGTGCGCCATCTCGGTGTGCTCGCCCGGATCCAGCTGAGCGACGGCGAGGTCGAGCGCCTCACCGGCCAGCTCGACGCGATCGTCGACAACATCGCCAAGGTCTCTGAGGTCGCCACGCCCGACGTCCCCGCCACCAGCCACCCGATCGCCCTCGAGAACGTATTCCGTTCGGACGTCCCCGGCGATCTGCTCACGCCCGCTCAGGTGCTGCAGAACGCCCCGGATTCCGCCGACGGTCGGTTCCGCGTGACCGCGATCCTCGGCGAAGAGCAGTAA
- a CDS encoding long-chain-fatty-acid--CoA ligase: MTTYDPPRPWIASYAEGVPEDLAPVTGSLVDIVAASARDYPDAAALQFFGRETSYRSLHEQIERAAAGLRDLGVRAGDPVALVLPNCPQHIVAFYAILRLGAVVVEHNPLYTPRELRKQFEDHGAKHAIVWTKVVATVQDFPADLAVTNLISVDVITAMPFGTRLALRLPIAKAREAREALSERVSGTVPWEQVVGSSPLPASHPSPATDDLALIQYTSGTTGTPKGASLTHRNLLSNAAQARAWVPSIVRGDGCVVYAVLPMFHAYGLTLCLTFAMSMGARLVLFPRFDPDMVLDVTKKHPATFLPLVPPIADRLLKAAREKGVSLVGTEVAISGAMALPHELVVPFEAASGGFLVEGYGLSECSPVLMANPVAGNRVPGTVGLPLPGTECRVVDPDDPTQDVPAGERGELVVRGPQVFGGYYGKPEETEAVFSEGWFRTGDIVTIDDAGFVRIVDRIKELIITGGFNVAPTEVENALRQHPQVEDAAVVGLPSAHSGEEVVAAIVVAPGQEVDIEAVRDSARGILTPYKVPRRIYVVDELPKSLIGKVLRRQVRDRLLALNTGA, encoded by the coding sequence GTGACGACCTACGACCCGCCGCGCCCCTGGATCGCCAGCTACGCCGAGGGCGTCCCGGAGGACCTCGCCCCGGTGACCGGTTCCCTCGTCGACATCGTCGCTGCGTCGGCTCGCGATTACCCGGATGCCGCGGCCCTGCAGTTCTTCGGACGCGAGACGTCGTACCGCTCGCTCCACGAGCAGATCGAGCGCGCGGCGGCAGGACTGCGCGATCTCGGCGTGAGGGCGGGCGACCCCGTCGCCCTCGTGCTGCCGAACTGCCCGCAACACATCGTCGCGTTCTACGCGATCCTGCGCCTCGGTGCCGTCGTGGTCGAGCACAACCCGCTGTACACCCCCCGTGAGCTGCGCAAGCAGTTCGAAGACCACGGCGCGAAGCATGCGATCGTGTGGACGAAGGTCGTCGCGACCGTGCAGGACTTCCCGGCCGACCTCGCGGTGACGAACCTCATCTCGGTCGACGTCATCACGGCGATGCCGTTCGGCACCCGCCTCGCCCTCAGGCTCCCCATCGCGAAGGCCCGCGAGGCGCGCGAGGCGCTCTCCGAACGAGTTTCCGGCACGGTGCCGTGGGAGCAGGTCGTGGGATCGTCGCCGCTGCCGGCATCCCACCCGAGCCCGGCCACCGACGATCTCGCGCTCATCCAATACACGAGCGGCACGACCGGCACCCCGAAGGGCGCCTCGCTCACGCACCGCAACCTGCTCTCGAACGCAGCGCAGGCGCGGGCGTGGGTGCCTTCTATCGTGCGCGGAGACGGCTGCGTCGTCTACGCGGTGCTCCCGATGTTCCACGCCTACGGACTCACCCTCTGCCTCACGTTCGCGATGTCGATGGGCGCGCGGCTGGTGCTCTTCCCGCGCTTCGACCCCGACATGGTGCTGGACGTGACGAAGAAGCACCCCGCGACGTTCCTGCCGCTGGTCCCGCCGATCGCCGACCGCCTTCTCAAGGCGGCGCGCGAGAAGGGCGTATCGCTCGTCGGCACCGAGGTCGCGATCTCAGGCGCCATGGCGCTGCCGCACGAGCTCGTGGTGCCCTTCGAGGCGGCATCCGGCGGGTTCCTCGTCGAGGGCTACGGGCTCAGCGAGTGCTCCCCTGTGCTGATGGCCAACCCGGTCGCAGGGAACCGCGTACCGGGCACCGTCGGCCTGCCCCTGCCCGGCACGGAGTGCCGGGTCGTCGATCCCGACGACCCCACGCAGGACGTCCCGGCCGGCGAGCGCGGCGAACTCGTCGTGCGCGGACCGCAGGTCTTCGGCGGCTACTACGGCAAGCCCGAAGAGACCGAGGCGGTCTTCAGCGAGGGATGGTTCCGCACCGGCGACATCGTCACGATCGACGACGCCGGGTTCGTGCGCATCGTCGACCGCATCAAGGAGCTCATCATCACGGGCGGATTCAACGTCGCGCCGACCGAGGTCGAGAACGCGCTCCGCCAGCACCCGCAGGTCGAGGACGCGGCCGTCGTCGGGCTCCCGAGCGCGCACTCCGGCGAAGAGGTCGTGGCGGCGATCGTCGTCGCACCCGGCCAGGAGGTCGACATCGAGGCCGTCCGGGATTCCGCCCGCGGCATCCTCACGCCGTACAAGGTGCCCCGCCGCATCTACGTCGTCGACGAGCTCCCGAAGTCCCTCATCGGCAAGGTGCTGCGCCGCCAGGTGCGGGACCGCCTGCTCGCGCTCAACACCGGCGCCTGA
- a CDS encoding YciI family protein encodes MAQWLYRIVPSRPGMVADATPDEQRIVGAHFDYLVDLRDRGTLVLAGRTQEAEGTFGITIFDADDEAAARAIMRADPAVAAGVFVASLHPYRIAVARDGLED; translated from the coding sequence ATGGCGCAATGGCTCTATCGCATCGTCCCCTCGCGGCCCGGGATGGTCGCCGACGCGACGCCGGACGAGCAGCGCATCGTCGGCGCGCACTTCGACTACTTGGTCGATCTGCGAGATCGCGGCACTCTCGTCCTCGCCGGCCGCACCCAAGAGGCCGAAGGCACGTTCGGTATCACGATCTTCGACGCCGACGACGAGGCGGCGGCTCGCGCGATCATGCGCGCCGATCCCGCCGTTGCGGCCGGCGTCTTCGTCGCGTCGCTGCACCCCTATCGGATCGCGGTCGCCCGGGACGGGCTCGAGGACTGA